One segment of Longimicrobium sp. DNA contains the following:
- a CDS encoding Uma2 family endonuclease, with protein MLRRLRRDDWWGGPGEIVVVPLGRRATIDDMAITKLKTEIVGGQLVVIGGSGFAAGRAAAHTVGSLLDHEDRHGGGLALSSRVSFVVDLPHRQALCPDASWYTGPPWEEGFPHGAPVFAAEVREGPEYGEEAERRMAAKRADYFAAGTRVVWDVLLREGVVRVYRADAPEHPTVYRRGEVAEAEPAVPGWRMPVDELFG; from the coding sequence ATGCTGAGGCGCCTGCGGCGTGACGACTGGTGGGGCGGGCCGGGCGAGATCGTGGTCGTGCCGCTCGGGCGCAGGGCGACCATCGATGACATGGCGATCACGAAGCTCAAAACCGAGATCGTCGGCGGACAGCTCGTGGTCATCGGCGGCTCGGGATTCGCCGCCGGGCGGGCGGCGGCGCACACCGTCGGAAGCCTTCTCGATCACGAGGATCGGCACGGCGGCGGACTCGCGCTCTCGTCGCGCGTCTCCTTCGTGGTCGATCTCCCGCACCGCCAGGCGCTCTGCCCGGATGCATCGTGGTACACGGGACCGCCGTGGGAGGAGGGCTTCCCGCACGGCGCCCCGGTGTTCGCCGCCGAGGTGCGCGAGGGGCCCGAGTACGGCGAGGAGGCCGAGCGCCGCATGGCCGCCAAGCGCGCCGACTACTTCGCGGCGGGGACGCGGGTGGTGTGGGACGTGCTGCTGCGCGAGGGCGTGGTGCGGGTCTACCGGGCGGACGCCCCGGAGCACCCCACCGTCTACCGGCGCGGCGAGGTGGCGGAGGCCGAGCCCGCGGTGCCGGGGTGGCGGATGCCGGTGGACGAGCTGTTCGGGTAG